A portion of the Micromonospora vinacea genome contains these proteins:
- a CDS encoding DNA primase, with the protein MGNPKHTEVSVARQSPQRPDADEPELDDTTGAAEPDETEETDRPSASIDRSLWDELRIDPVEIALPAGTGFTLRAYRPASSLTPTDVTERDQDDPFLARRQAIEEEEDDETVVILDEELAGEFAAEDEDEESTRRRRDGAADTDDESDESDEAVTDEADEADDEEVPVFLSNQGKLLLFKTPESLVSFIRSGAPNDLSQLDSWNELSERVEPADIAPLDEDTYELDLVVENLRGGHDTWDSTLLIEAGEVARDLSYALRLPAVLDMLSAGSSLDDLDEALRATANGGIGAFMGRRRLKKIGAQTASLGWRTIVGKISAVVDWRD; encoded by the coding sequence GTGGGCAACCCGAAGCACACGGAGGTCAGCGTGGCCCGCCAGTCGCCCCAACGGCCCGACGCCGACGAGCCCGAGCTCGACGACACCACCGGCGCGGCCGAGCCAGACGAGACCGAGGAGACCGACCGCCCGTCGGCGTCGATCGACCGTTCGCTCTGGGACGAGCTGCGCATCGACCCAGTGGAGATCGCCCTGCCCGCCGGCACCGGCTTCACGCTCCGGGCGTACCGGCCGGCCAGCTCGCTGACCCCCACCGACGTGACCGAGCGCGACCAGGACGACCCGTTCCTCGCCCGCCGCCAGGCGATCGAGGAGGAAGAGGACGACGAGACCGTCGTCATCCTCGACGAGGAACTGGCCGGGGAGTTCGCCGCCGAGGACGAGGACGAGGAGTCCACGCGCCGCCGCCGCGACGGCGCCGCAGACACCGACGACGAGTCCGACGAGTCCGACGAGGCCGTCACTGACGAGGCGGACGAGGCGGACGACGAGGAGGTGCCGGTCTTCCTCAGCAACCAGGGCAAGCTGCTGCTGTTCAAGACCCCCGAGTCGCTCGTCAGTTTCATCCGATCCGGTGCGCCAAACGATCTGTCCCAACTGGACAGCTGGAATGAATTGTCCGAACGGGTGGAGCCGGCAGATATCGCTCCGCTGGACGAGGACACCTACGAGCTCGACCTGGTCGTGGAGAACCTGCGCGGCGGGCACGACACGTGGGATTCGACTCTGCTGATCGAGGCGGGCGAGGTCGCGCGTGACCTCTCGTACGCATTGCGGCTGCCTGCGGTACTCGACATGCTCTCCGCCGGCTCCAGCCTCGACGACCTGGACGAGGCGCTGCGTGCCACCGCGAACGGTGGGATCGGCGCGTTCATGGGTCGGCGACGGCTGAAGAAGATCGGTGCGCAGACCGCGAGTTTGGGTTGGCGCACCATTGTCGGCAAGATCTCTGCGGTGGTGGACTGGCGCGACTGA
- a CDS encoding PadR family transcriptional regulator, translating to MKAQALHGHLDALLLAVLEQGALHGYAIIEALRARSDGNLDLPTGTIYPALRRLERAGHVASTWSTVSGRERRTYQLTDSGRRALAGERAGWREFQLTVGRFLDPGSPPTPA from the coding sequence ATGAAGGCCCAGGCGCTGCACGGCCATCTCGACGCTCTGCTGCTCGCCGTTCTCGAACAGGGCGCGTTGCACGGCTACGCGATCATCGAGGCGCTGCGCGCCCGCAGTGACGGCAATCTCGATCTGCCCACCGGCACCATCTATCCGGCGCTCCGTCGCCTGGAACGCGCCGGCCACGTGGCGAGCACCTGGAGCACTGTCAGCGGTCGGGAACGGCGGACGTACCAGCTCACCGACTCCGGCCGACGGGCGCTGGCCGGGGAGCGCGCGGGTTGGCGCGAGTTCCAACTGACCGTCGGGCGGTTCCTCGACCCCGGCAGCCCGCCCACCCCGGCCTGA
- a CDS encoding transposase, with product MSREEDDAVALVRVYCGLASADPADRPASAGSTLTSAVVDDAGRLLHVCEISDDAAGYAQLVSLLVERSGGPSGAAIAADSDDHTVTSLLSAAGRPLAIADDDSVDDFAERFADDDSLEEMQSPPAERRAVGLARALQAGALSAVTLPAPRDLAGYKQVLSAHAALTSGRHSAAVALREVLRELYPAALRAYPDPAEPVSLAVLDALPEPGMLGGTVARGREVSVAADAIAAHLAADGVADAEEINEAVTALRVAISETPRRAAVNRALTSAVAETVRQAVASVRACDAGCEALVSALSSRVSTPVQAPGRRAAARRGESVGELTGLAGTNAGLTGLAGTNAGLRSVRPAPSGAEPAPAVGRRSRPEPVPGNAPLASPRPLGPPPVAPAPVTPPPVAPAPMTPAAMAGPPASTLPTRSEPLPSRIDGPTNRPVSAPPPPPPGITPIAPAQRGMVPPAEAGEPFRPTLTTAAINHARAERQRTVIPPRPKTNGEPRPSHQQRPVDEPPTGGFSATDLSIPVPTPRPGQETAPPGSRANWPLVNNPEDPSDSSPNNPVAYSYGGSRGVDAPTDPGRADGRVTPPWLADDLPPEPPMLRLVEPPPLADRALREGPNPPADQHLETPPLRLVDREQAARNGRAAARTERAAEHRPSPPVEHRPPPMEHRPPPVADEGDGDLLIFAQAKSAWFVGQAEESDLDWSTTADTGWQAAEQAARPAVGAETNAGLPKRVPQANLVPGSPLREERPLRIVRDAASLAENTTGYFRGWRRGQEIGGFAVGGRPGREAAGGWDFSRDHGDRDDDREYEYRSAGYQS from the coding sequence CTGTCCCGGGAGGAGGACGACGCCGTGGCGCTCGTGCGCGTTTACTGCGGTCTGGCCTCGGCGGATCCGGCTGACCGACCGGCCTCCGCCGGTTCGACGCTGACGTCCGCTGTGGTCGACGACGCAGGCCGTCTGCTGCATGTCTGCGAGATCAGCGATGACGCCGCTGGCTACGCCCAGCTCGTCTCGCTGCTCGTGGAGCGGTCGGGCGGGCCGAGCGGTGCGGCCATCGCCGCCGACAGCGACGACCACACGGTCACCTCGCTGCTGAGCGCGGCGGGGCGGCCCCTGGCGATCGCCGACGACGACTCGGTGGACGACTTCGCCGAGCGGTTCGCCGATGACGACTCCCTTGAGGAGATGCAGTCACCTCCGGCCGAACGACGGGCGGTCGGTCTGGCCCGCGCGTTGCAGGCCGGGGCGCTCTCCGCCGTCACCCTGCCGGCACCCCGGGATCTCGCCGGCTACAAGCAGGTGCTGTCCGCGCACGCCGCGCTGACCAGTGGTCGGCACTCCGCCGCCGTGGCGCTGCGCGAGGTGCTGCGCGAGCTCTACCCGGCGGCTCTCCGCGCCTACCCGGACCCAGCCGAGCCGGTCTCTCTGGCCGTGCTGGACGCGCTGCCCGAGCCGGGCATGCTCGGCGGCACAGTGGCCCGGGGCCGCGAGGTGTCGGTCGCGGCGGACGCCATCGCCGCGCACCTCGCCGCGGACGGGGTCGCCGATGCCGAGGAGATCAACGAGGCGGTCACCGCCCTGCGGGTCGCCATCTCCGAGACACCCCGACGCGCCGCGGTCAACCGTGCGCTCACGTCCGCGGTGGCCGAGACGGTCCGCCAGGCCGTTGCCTCGGTCCGGGCCTGCGACGCCGGGTGTGAGGCGTTGGTCAGCGCGCTCAGCTCACGCGTCAGCACTCCTGTCCAAGCACCCGGCCGCCGGGCCGCTGCCCGCCGTGGCGAGTCCGTCGGTGAGCTGACCGGCCTGGCCGGCACCAACGCCGGTCTGACCGGCCTGGCCGGCACCAACGCCGGGTTGCGGTCGGTCCGACCCGCCCCGTCGGGCGCCGAGCCAGCACCCGCCGTCGGGCGGCGCAGCCGTCCCGAGCCGGTCCCCGGTAACGCGCCGCTGGCGTCGCCCCGCCCGCTCGGGCCACCGCCGGTCGCCCCGGCGCCGGTCACGCCACCGCCTGTCGCACCCGCACCGATGACCCCGGCGGCGATGGCTGGTCCGCCAGCGTCCACGCTGCCCACCCGCAGCGAGCCGCTCCCCAGCCGGATCGACGGCCCGACCAACCGGCCGGTCTCCGCGCCGCCGCCCCCGCCCCCCGGGATCACCCCGATCGCGCCGGCACAGCGCGGCATGGTGCCCCCGGCCGAGGCCGGCGAGCCGTTCCGGCCGACGCTGACCACCGCCGCGATCAACCACGCGCGGGCCGAGCGGCAGCGTACTGTCATTCCGCCCCGCCCCAAGACCAACGGCGAGCCCCGGCCGAGCCACCAGCAACGCCCGGTCGACGAGCCACCCACCGGCGGGTTCAGCGCCACCGATCTCAGCATTCCGGTGCCGACCCCCCGCCCCGGGCAGGAGACCGCACCGCCCGGCTCCCGGGCCAACTGGCCGCTGGTCAACAACCCGGAGGACCCGTCCGACAGCTCACCGAACAACCCGGTGGCCTACTCGTACGGCGGCAGCCGCGGTGTCGACGCCCCGACCGACCCGGGTCGGGCCGACGGTCGGGTCACCCCGCCCTGGTTGGCGGACGACCTGCCGCCGGAGCCACCGATGCTGCGGCTGGTGGAGCCGCCGCCGCTGGCCGACCGGGCGCTGCGCGAAGGGCCCAACCCTCCCGCGGACCAGCACCTGGAGACGCCGCCGCTGCGCCTGGTCGACCGCGAGCAGGCCGCTCGCAACGGTCGGGCGGCCGCCCGCACCGAGCGTGCCGCCGAGCACCGGCCGTCGCCCCCGGTCGAGCACCGGCCACCGCCGATGGAGCACCGGCCGCCGCCGGTCGCCGACGAGGGCGACGGCGATTTGCTGATCTTCGCGCAGGCCAAGTCGGCCTGGTTCGTCGGCCAGGCCGAGGAGTCCGACCTGGACTGGTCGACCACTGCCGACACCGGCTGGCAGGCCGCTGAGCAGGCCGCCCGCCCGGCGGTGGGCGCCGAGACCAACGCCGGGCTGCCGAAGCGCGTACCGCAGGCCAACCTGGTGCCCGGTTCGCCGCTACGCGAGGAGCGCCCATTGCGCATAGTGCGTGATGCGGCAAGCCTCGCGGAGAACACGACCGGCTACTTCCGTGGCTGGCGTCGCGGCCAGGAGATCGGCGGTTTCGCTGTGGGCGGTCGGCCCGGTCGCGAGGCGGCCGGCGGCTGGGACTTCAGCCGCGACCACGGGGACCGCGACGACGACCGGGAGTACGAGTACCGCTCGGCCGGCTACCAGTCCTGA
- the cydD gene encoding thiol reductant ABC exporter subunit CydD yields MSRRPFDPRLLRRVPAARGDLAVLGLLGVLAAGLIVAQATALASLLATAIDGRLDRPALAGFVVAVAARSAVVWAQGTVSARVAATVKATLRADLLGAVGRHGPGWVAGQRAGEIATLAGRGLDALDAYFTGYLPQLVLSVTVPLAVLARVVFADWSSAVIIALTLPLIPVFGALLGWQAQAATERQWRRLALLGGHFLDMVAGLPTLRAFGRARAQTDVVRRMADGHRVATMKTLRIAFLSALVLELVATLSVALVAVPVGIRLLGGGLALQTALLVLLLTPEAYLPLRAAGSRFHASMEGLAALDEALTVSAAPVAPRAAEGASAPDARAEIRFEGVTVAYERTTALRDVTLTIRPGERIAIIGPSGAGKSTLLGLLLGFVVPTSGRITVGGVDLATADPDAWRRQLAWVPQRAHLFAASLADNIRLGAPDTPADALTAAVHDAALDDVVAGLPDGLDTLLGERGHGLSSGQRQRVALARAFLRAAPVVLLDEPTARLDTAAEAVVLDATRRLVAGRTALLVAHRPALLADADRILRIEDGRVTELTPEPTGKASR; encoded by the coding sequence GTGAGCCGCCGTCCGTTCGACCCGCGTCTGCTGCGCCGGGTCCCTGCGGCCCGGGGCGACCTTGCCGTGCTCGGGCTCCTGGGCGTGCTGGCCGCCGGGTTGATCGTGGCGCAGGCCACCGCGCTCGCGTCGCTGCTCGCCACCGCCATCGACGGTCGGCTGGACCGACCGGCGCTGGCCGGTTTCGTCGTCGCGGTCGCCGCCCGCTCGGCAGTGGTCTGGGCGCAGGGCACTGTCTCGGCGCGGGTCGCCGCCACCGTCAAGGCCACGCTGCGGGCCGACCTGCTCGGCGCGGTGGGCCGGCACGGGCCCGGCTGGGTGGCCGGGCAGCGGGCCGGTGAGATCGCCACCCTGGCCGGGCGTGGGTTGGACGCGCTGGACGCGTACTTCACCGGGTACCTGCCGCAGCTGGTGCTCAGCGTGACGGTGCCCCTGGCGGTGCTGGCCCGGGTCGTCTTCGCCGACTGGAGCTCGGCGGTGATCATCGCGCTGACCCTGCCGTTGATCCCGGTCTTCGGTGCGCTGCTCGGCTGGCAGGCGCAGGCCGCCACCGAACGGCAGTGGCGGCGGCTCGCGCTGCTCGGCGGGCACTTCCTCGACATGGTGGCCGGGCTGCCCACGTTGCGCGCGTTCGGGCGGGCCCGGGCACAGACCGACGTGGTGCGCCGGATGGCCGACGGTCACCGCGTCGCCACCATGAAGACGTTGCGGATCGCGTTCCTCTCCGCGCTGGTGCTGGAGTTGGTCGCCACCCTCTCGGTGGCGCTGGTCGCGGTGCCGGTCGGCATCCGGTTGCTCGGCGGCGGGCTGGCCCTCCAGACCGCGCTGCTGGTGCTGCTGCTGACCCCGGAGGCGTACCTGCCGCTGAGGGCCGCCGGCAGCCGGTTCCACGCCAGCATGGAAGGTCTGGCCGCGCTGGACGAGGCGTTGACCGTCTCCGCCGCACCGGTCGCGCCCCGGGCCGCCGAGGGCGCCTCCGCCCCGGACGCGCGGGCCGAGATCCGGTTCGAGGGGGTGACAGTGGCGTACGAGCGCACCACAGCGCTGCGCGACGTGACACTGACCATCCGACCCGGTGAACGGATCGCCATCATCGGGCCCAGCGGCGCCGGCAAGAGCACACTGCTCGGCCTGCTGCTCGGCTTCGTGGTGCCGACCAGCGGCCGGATCACAGTGGGCGGGGTCGACCTCGCCACCGCCGACCCGGACGCCTGGCGCCGGCAGCTCGCCTGGGTGCCGCAGCGGGCGCACCTCTTCGCCGCCTCGCTGGCCGACAACATCCGCCTCGGCGCGCCGGACACTCCGGCCGACGCGCTCACCGCCGCGGTGCACGACGCCGCCCTGGACGACGTGGTGGCCGGGCTGCCCGACGGCTTGGACACCCTGCTCGGCGAGCGCGGCCACGGGCTGTCCAGCGGGCAGCGGCAGCGGGTGGCGCTGGCCCGGGCGTTCCTGCGGGCCGCCCCGGTGGTGCTGCTCGACGAACCCACCGCCCGACTCGACACGGCGGCCGAGGCGGTGGTGCTCGACGCCACCCGTCGCCTGGTCGCCGGGCGGACCGCGCTGTTGGTAGCGCACCGACCGGCGTTGCTCGCCGACGCCGACCGGATCCTGCGCATCGAGGACGGGCGGGTCACCGAGTTGACGCCCGAACCGACCGGGAAGGCCAGCCGATGA
- a CDS encoding permease prefix domain 1-containing protein — MARGEDVMVDEHLRELAARLQGPARLKSDLLTEARHGLLDAVEAYRESGVPPTEAQRRAVVEFGSPAQLLPSWQAELAVGALRGLSLRMLAIAGVGVVAGDLTWRGSSWSGGPRPPAGYLLLSNSVDWIWMSALLLSVAGLLVVWASARAPRPGLALAQRAVGAGLTGVLALGMIAGCALFTWSLNLWDAALHWPPMIIGAVLVGGGYFSLTRAARGWLLATTR, encoded by the coding sequence ATGGCGCGCGGTGAGGACGTGATGGTCGACGAGCACCTGCGGGAGCTGGCGGCTCGGTTGCAGGGGCCGGCGCGACTCAAGTCCGACCTGCTGACCGAGGCCCGGCATGGGTTGCTGGACGCCGTCGAGGCGTACCGCGAGAGCGGGGTGCCACCCACCGAGGCGCAGCGTCGGGCGGTGGTCGAGTTCGGTTCACCGGCGCAGCTGCTCCCGTCCTGGCAGGCCGAGCTGGCGGTGGGCGCCCTGCGCGGGCTCTCCCTGCGGATGCTGGCGATCGCCGGGGTGGGGGTGGTCGCCGGTGATCTGACCTGGCGGGGGTCGAGCTGGAGTGGTGGCCCGCGTCCCCCGGCCGGCTACCTGCTGCTCTCCAACTCGGTCGACTGGATCTGGATGAGCGCGCTGCTGCTCTCGGTGGCCGGCCTGCTGGTGGTGTGGGCGAGCGCGCGGGCGCCACGGCCGGGCCTGGCCCTGGCGCAGCGTGCGGTGGGCGCCGGCCTGACCGGCGTCCTGGCCCTCGGCATGATCGCTGGCTGCGCCCTCTTCACCTGGTCACTCAACCTCTGGGACGCGGCGCTGCACTGGCCCCCAATGATCATCGGGGCGGTGTTGGTGGGCGGCGGATACTTCTCGCTGACCCGCGCGGCACGCGGTTGGCTGCTGGCCACCACCCGCTGA
- the cydC gene encoding thiol reductant ABC exporter subunit CydC, which translates to MTAEHGPAAVADPTPAGRVSAERAVLRLARPYLGRLVGAGLLAAATEFAGLALMATATWLLMSAAGQPPLDRLTVAIVAVRALAISRGVFRYTERLAGHDAVLRMITDVRARVFATLAARRGTAHRSGDVLSRLVSDVEAVQDLLLRVLVPASAAAVVGVLAVAVAALISAPAAGALAVGLLVAGVALPALATAVTRRSAAEVAPLRGALATDAIDLTHGAADLAAFGATASTLRAAEQRAHRLARLERRLAATGFAVDAAGVLTAGVTAAAVVLVALATDVSGVLVGVLAVGALAAVEVTLALVTAARQWTQLRQGLTRVADLLDTDPPTPSPATGPTDLSGPHDLRFVDVTVRYRAGAAPALDGVSLDLPAGRRIAVVGPSGAGKSTLAAVLTGTVQPASGRVTLDGHDLSTYAEEALPRAVGGLLAEAYVFHATVRENLLLGRAGAGEEELTGAVDAAGLLDWVRAQPAGWDTLVGEEGGQLSGGQRQRLALARALLAAPAVLVLDEPTEGLDPTAADAVLASALAATPAGHSVVLISHRLSGLDELDEIVVLDGGRVIQRGRHAELVAAPGWYRDQWQLQAAAERGYLALAP; encoded by the coding sequence ATGACCGCCGAACACGGGCCGGCGGCGGTGGCCGATCCGACGCCGGCCGGGCGGGTCTCCGCCGAGCGGGCCGTGCTGCGACTGGCCCGGCCGTACCTGGGCCGCCTGGTCGGAGCCGGGCTGCTGGCAGCCGCCACCGAGTTCGCCGGGCTCGCCCTGATGGCCACCGCCACCTGGCTGCTGATGAGCGCCGCCGGTCAGCCTCCGCTGGACCGCCTCACCGTGGCGATCGTCGCGGTCCGGGCGCTGGCGATCAGCCGGGGCGTCTTCCGCTACACCGAACGGCTCGCCGGGCACGACGCGGTGCTTCGCATGATCACCGACGTCCGGGCCCGGGTCTTCGCCACCCTGGCGGCTCGCCGTGGCACGGCGCACCGCTCGGGGGACGTGCTGAGCCGCCTGGTCTCCGACGTGGAGGCCGTCCAGGACCTGTTGCTGCGGGTGCTGGTGCCCGCTTCGGCGGCGGCAGTGGTCGGTGTGTTGGCGGTGGCCGTGGCGGCGCTGATCTCGGCACCGGCCGCCGGCGCGCTCGCCGTCGGGCTGCTGGTCGCCGGGGTGGCGCTGCCCGCACTGGCCACCGCTGTCACCCGACGCAGCGCCGCCGAGGTGGCCCCCCTGCGGGGCGCGCTGGCCACCGACGCGATCGACCTCACCCACGGCGCGGCCGACCTGGCCGCGTTCGGGGCGACCGCCAGCACGCTGCGCGCCGCCGAGCAGCGCGCCCACCGGCTGGCCCGACTGGAACGTCGGCTGGCCGCCACCGGGTTCGCTGTGGACGCGGCCGGCGTGCTGACCGCCGGCGTGACCGCCGCGGCGGTGGTGCTGGTCGCGCTCGCCACCGACGTGTCGGGGGTGCTGGTGGGCGTCCTCGCCGTCGGCGCACTGGCCGCCGTCGAGGTGACCCTGGCGCTGGTCACGGCGGCCCGGCAGTGGACGCAGCTGCGGCAGGGCCTGACCCGGGTGGCCGACCTGCTCGACACCGACCCGCCGACCCCGTCGCCCGCGACCGGTCCAACGGACCTGAGCGGCCCGCACGACCTGCGCTTCGTCGACGTGACAGTGCGGTACCGGGCCGGCGCGGCACCCGCCCTGGACGGGGTCAGCCTGGACCTGCCGGCGGGACGCCGGATCGCTGTCGTCGGCCCGAGCGGCGCCGGTAAGAGCACCCTGGCCGCCGTGCTGACCGGCACCGTCCAGCCGGCGTCCGGCCGGGTCACACTGGACGGCCACGACCTCTCGACGTACGCCGAGGAGGCGCTGCCCCGCGCGGTCGGCGGGCTGCTGGCCGAGGCGTACGTCTTCCACGCCACAGTGCGGGAGAACCTGCTGCTCGGACGGGCCGGAGCGGGCGAGGAGGAGCTGACCGGGGCGGTCGACGCCGCCGGCCTGCTGGACTGGGTCCGCGCCCAGCCGGCGGGCTGGGACACGCTGGTCGGCGAGGAGGGCGGGCAGCTCTCCGGCGGGCAGCGGCAGCGGCTTGCGCTCGCCCGGGCCCTGCTGGCCGCGCCGGCGGTGCTGGTGCTCGACGAGCCCACCGAAGGTCTGGACCCGACCGCTGCGGACGCGGTGCTCGCGTCCGCCCTCGCCGCCACCCCCGCCGGGCACTCGGTGGTGCTGATCAGCCACCGGCTCAGCGGGCTGGACGAGCTGGACGAGATCGTGGTCCTGGACGGCGGCCGGGTGATCCAGCGCGGTCGGCACGCCGAGCTGGTCGCCGCCCCGGGCTGGTACCGGGACCAGTGGCAGCTCCAGGCCGCTGCCGAACGGGGTTACCTGGCGCTCGCCCCCTGA